The Girardinichthys multiradiatus isolate DD_20200921_A chromosome 9, DD_fGirMul_XY1, whole genome shotgun sequence genome segment TGATTTGACTATTTATTTAGTGTGAGACTCCATTATGCAGGCAGTAGTTTTCTTATGTTAGTGAAAATTTCACAAAGTAAAAATCCAGGATCAACTGCTCCCCAAAGGTCAAAATAATGCTGCAACATGTTTAAGCAATATAACTTGAAATGTATCTTACCTGTAGgagctgctgctgtgtttgaatGAATTCTTTGCACTGCTGGATCTCCATCTTTAGTCTGTCCATCTCCTCCTCATGACTCTCATCATCATTTTTAGGTTCAGACATCTGAGTCAAAGATACTAAAAATAATGGAAAGTCAGTTAATAATGGGTTGATGCAGACCAGAGCATTAGGTTATTAGAAAACTGAGTATGTGCTTTAGCTGCTACGTTTTCTGTGCACTCTGCAAAATGTGTTCAATCCTTGatctttaaaatgtacttttttggCCACATAAATGATGCAAGAATAATAACAgaattaaattgtttaaatggTTAGCAATTAATATGTCCCTCTTCTTCTACTGAAACATGTTTGGAAACAGCAAACTGTCCTCAAAGCCTACAAGATTGCTCTCCAAACTACCTTGGCTGTCCAGTCTTTCAACGTGGCTCTTAAGTCTTCTCCACTGGAGGCGAATACTGTTGGTCAGCTTCTCCCTGGCATGAATGCAATACAGCTCCAAACTTTCCTTACTGGAGTCAAACACCTCTTCGTCTTCATCATCTGAGATGGCCTAGGATGAAGGTACAAATTATTGACAATCCATTGGTAAAAGTGTGCAAAACATTGTGTAAAAGATATCTCGTACCATTTGTATTTCCTTTACTTATGCTAAAATAAATAAGGCAAAAAGAAAACTAGTCTTTACAAAAAGAGGATTAAATTATAAAGAATATTTAAGCAACAGATACTTAACAGGCAGAAAAAGTATAAGGAAAGCATTTGCAAACAGAATTGACACTGATGTTACAGAGAAACAACAAAGCTGTCTGCTCCAACCTGCACGCCATTAAGTTCTTGCTTTTCTCCTTTCAGGGCCAGTTTTCTTGACTTCAGGATGGACACCATCTCTTTCTTCATCTGCTGCATCACTGTCCTCAGCTCTGCATTTTCCAAAACAAGCTCCCTCTGCCTCATGTCGTAGTCGCTCAAGAGTGTCCTATACATCTCCCCCTCATGCCTTCAGATGAGAAACAAGCGTATTTAATATTATTAAGGGGTTACAGACCTAGAGTCAGCCATAGGCTACATTACCATTGGaaagtaaaagaaataaaaatcatgaaTTTATAGTTCTCTCCGATATGATGTTCTCATTGGTAAAGCTCCATTTTATATTAACATCTGatgactttaaaataattttttgcttttaaattcagacaagacagaagttgtagTCTTTGGaacagtctttgaaaaagaaacagctTATCTGGATAGTAATAAATTggcctctggtaataaagtaaaaaaccttggtgttattttggaCCAGgacatttaaatcccatattaaaacaggtttacaGGATGTTCTTCTTTCACTTCCagtatattgccaaaattagaaatgtcCTATCCATGAGTGACGCTGAAacactagtccatgcatttgttacttcaaggctggactattgtaagtCCTTACTATCatgatgtccacaaaatgcagctaAAAGACTTCAGCTTACAGCAGTTCAGAACACAATTTAAGATTCTCcttctgattgttccatatgtccCTAGAGTTTCTAAATGTTGAATGGGAGGCAGaacttttagttatcaggctcctctcctgtggaaccagctcccagttatGGTTCGTGTCCCCGTCTACTTTTAATGGGTTGCTTCACTCTCCCTTTTTCTCTGGGTACAATCTATTTATTATGTATTTGCAATAATTACTACCATTACGTTTGTGTTCTTTCTGTGTATTTTCCCTGCTCTGAAGGTTTGCCTGGCCCTGTACATCTATGTGTGGCTGCATCTCTTTCGTGTAAGAAGATATTTGCGGTAATATTCCCAGCAATTAATTATTCCCTGAAAAGGTATTCCTGGACCAGTCATACAGCCAGCCAGCTGGTCATAGCAGATGGTTGATCCAACTGAGTCAGGCTctgttgtagtttttttcctgtttaaaggAATTTGTTCCTTTCTACTGTCCCCATGTGCTTAAACATGCAGTAAAAACATGTGGAGAAAGTGGGTTGACTTAAattaaaactttacaaatgtaatttcatttcatttcatttaattacagttcatatttgaaatatttaatgttaCTTAAAATACCTGTTTAGTAACTAATATAatattacaatgtacaatacacTTTAACCACCTTTACAACCATTTTATATACTGCCAAGGATTTTCTTCCTTTCTGTGGCAATACGAGTTTTGTTACAATTGCCTTATTACAGAATAAAAGCattctgatttaaaaataaactggaaAAGTTTTCATGGCTGTACGaatgtcagtttttaaaaagagaaCTGAACCTACTTCGCCTCTGTCTTTTCAGTTTTCCAAACGCTTCTCTTGCCATCAGCTCTTCCAATGTTGTTTAATACATCAATGGCtgaaagacaagaaaataaaatgcaaagaatataaaataattagGTAAACAGCTTCTCCAACTAGCTGGTGCATAAACATATTTGATCCTTTTATCTGTTCAGTTGTTTCTCACATTACATGTGAATGTATTCTATAGCTGTTTTCAAGCCATGACTCATTAGCAACAGTCTTGTTAATTATACTGTCCATGTCAGCAATGTCAAAACCTcacaatttaactgaaaaagaTTGAATTAAGTAAGATTTTATTGCAGATTTTTTACCTTAATCTCCCCTCAAGTAACTCCAGGTTTTGTATAATACAACTATCACTATCAACTATAACAATACAACTATAACTATCGCTCTTTTTTGCAGCACAGTAGAGAAATGAGCAGGTTTCAATGCATTGGCTGCTAACTCTAAATTCCTACTATGCCTTTAATACTAAAATGCAAAATGATCATGCTAACACATTTACTATTTTACCTTGTTTCCTCTCCTTTTTGTCAGTCAGGAGCTGATTCAGTCGCTCCCTCAGTTTGCTAAACTCTCTCTCCCTCCTTTTCATTTCGTGGTTGTACTGACAGGCGCGGCTCGAGATTATGTTCTGGAGTTTCTGCACCTGTCGGGAAGaggagacaaataaaaaaacaagctgaTGCTTTTTGTACAAAATGTTTGAGGCAAACTGTGAAAACCTGATTTGTGACTTAGTGCACATTGCCTCATCACACctcttctttttcatttttcagggAGTTCTGCAAACTCTTCActttcagctgcagctgtcgTTCTCTTTCGAGAAGTCCTGTGTTTTGTCGCTTAGATAGTTCAACCTCTTCCTGCACAACGCAATGGAAAGTTTTATCGACAGCAAAGTCTTTTTGCCCAACACTGTGAAATTCAATTTAATGTGTATTTGGGCTTTAGAGGCAATTTATTTACAAGTTACCAGGTACACTATTCTGTAATAGTAATTTTAATGCAATATTCAAAACAAATAAGTCACTCATTAGAGCACCTTCAGATGAGTGTTATTGATCTTCAGGTAATCCACATTGCTGCTGAGTTTGAGATGCTCCATTTCCATGTTTTCCAGTGTTCTCAAGCTCCTGTGGTGCAACTGAATTAGGTCATACAAGCAATTCAGCACAGCCACAACATTCAGCTGTGAGTCGCTGTCTGACTCGGACCAAATGGGCGCGAGGCCCAGCACTGACACCTCCTGTGAAAGTAGACAGATGAAATAAGGGGTTGGCATTCAGCGTTCCAAGACATTGCTGTAGTTGGCACCAGAACTGTCACTGGGACTCATGACTAGGCAAATCTATTCTAAAACTACAACAGGCACACCTAGAAGGCTAACAAACCTGACTGATGTGCGACAAACATTCCTGCAGATTTTGCTCTGTGCAGAAGGTGCTGGGCCTGTGGGAGTTTCTGTGGAGTGGCAGCGATAACTGGCTGAACTGCCTCAAAGGGGGTGTTCTACATTCAACAGAGCAGCGACGAGCGTCCTTGACTTGAAGGAGAAAAGAAGTCTGTCAAATATCTGCTGTGCACTGTCTTGTGTTCATTTAATATATGAAAGAACTGGATAACTTTTCAACTAAAATAAGCCGCTGAAGAAATTTAGGTTACACTTTGgacaataattaaaaacagcatttatctGTTATAATGTCCAATACAGGACACAAGATAGAGGACTGAACTGAAGAGAAACCTACAGGACAGAAATACAGCACTAAAGGGTAAGGCTAATAGGTGAGTCAATTATAACACAAATCAAGGACACCATACTTTGTGAGACAAAGAGCAGTATTCCATCAATAACAATATATCACAAGGCTTCAATGCTAAAAACCTTAAACTCACCCTGAGAGGACTCTGGCATTTTTGCAGTGCAGTCGTCAGGAAACCACAATGGAAAATCTACTGCATGTGCAGATTAGAAAACATGACTGCAAGATCCACCTACTCGGTCCTGAAATAGACGGTCAGATTAGCAGTGGCCATTCAACGCACTCTGGATTACAGGGCTTCGGTACACATGCAATGACAAGGGGTGTAAATCTGCAGCTCACTGAGTAACCAACGTTTACgaaacatgaaaaacaataaattattctACTTTGTACTTTAAATGAGTGCAGATCTTTTACAGCTTTACTATCTTTTGCTGCTAGTTTAAGTGTGTGGTCTCATAGCATTTAACAGGTTACAGGCTGAGCCCAGCCTGATAATGTTTCTTAATGGAGTAATCTTTTGATGAGATTAACTCCAGACAGACAACCTGTTGGTTTATTTCCAGAGAGGCACAATCAAAAAACATGGATGAAAACGATGTACCTTTAAGAAAAATGAATGGGCTTTAAAACAAGATCATTTATTAAACAGTTTCATGTACAATATTGGACAAGAGctacaaaaaaattaattaaatgttcaattaaaacaaaacaaaaatttaaacagAGAAAACTTTATGAcaattctctttttttaatttcctgtGTTACTTCTAAGAAGGTAATCATATAACCCAGTGCAGGAAGATCTGCATCTGCTCTCAGTGATACCTAATCTTGTTAGACAAATGGAGAATCATCCTGTTGCCAAAAAGCTTACAAGCCTAGGAACCAGATTAGACTGACAAGTGTCAACCTTTAATGAGTGCATTTTAAATTTCAGGGTCTATACGTTGCATGCGTGGAGATACGTGAGTGCCATATTTTGCTATTGCCTATAAATCATTAAAACGGGCAATATATTGTCCAGCACACCTGCGTGTTTTGTACTTTGAACCTAGAAGGAATTGTAAATTCAATATTTAAAGAGTATAGTGCAGGAAAATGCAACGTTAAACTCGTTCTTTAGCAGGACAGATCAAAAAGATATGAACAACGGACACAAATCGCAgtttttgggattaataaactgaaaaatgcaaatgttttagtcGAGAGAAAACACTAAACTGATCGTCAGGGCTGTGCAGCGTCACGTTTAAACCGCATGGCTGCACAATCCGGACAAGCTTAAACGTCAAAACCACGGatgagtttatttacaaaaagaatCAAAGCGTAATGTTTATTTACTCACTTCATGCTCCAATTTATGTGGTAATTCCAACGCAACGTTTCCCACTGCTGTCTTCCTCCGCAAACCGCGGCACACAAACCAAACACAGCGCTGATTGGCTCACTCGTTGCATAGCAACCAAACATGGTTCAATGTGATTGGCTGCTGGCTGTGAGGCAGTTCGAGCGTATTTTGATGTAATAAATTTTTAGCATTGACATCGGTCTTTTCTGGTATAAGTTTTAACATAcgcttcataaaacaaatggtCTCATTTGATCAGATTACAAAACAGACCTGATGGTTATAAGTCCGAagtcaaaaacaaatattaaatgaatatttacattatttttaaacaaaagcaaTGTAAAATGGCAGTTAGAACAAACGCGTTgccatcattttaaaatgacgTCGTTTTGCAATAATCTTTTTCTGTGGGATGGGGGGGGCGTATCCGATTtggtatatttatttttagtaacTTAGCAGAACAGAGGTTGAATTACTTTAGCAGAAGAGCATTAGGAGGAAATATTTAAGCTTGGTCCAAGACTAAGTCACTTTTGTTGTCAGCGGTTTAGACATCGATGGCTGCGAGTTGAATTATTTTGAGGAGACAACAAATTAATATGCAAGCTGCACACTGACTTCTTTATATAGTATGAAAGAGTCATATGTTCAGTATTATCCTAAGatataatgaaatattttctcaaatggGATGGCTGTACTCACTTATTTATCCAAAGTACATGTAGTTCTAcctaatatttaaattattttttaataggaCCAATTGGATTTAAAGAAGTGAGTTTTTCAAAATTATACTGAAAGTTAAAGTTGTCTTGATTTCATTTCCCCCTTTAAAagccaaacaaaataaatattaaaaaataacctcacaaaccaaaaaaatggcaagataaaaaaaaaaatcataattatgGCACAgttatcattcatatttttCACAATTCGGTTTACAATGTTTATCTTTTTACAAATTGCAATCCCAAGTTTCTCCCAAAGACTTTGTTTTGTTCCTCCAACAAAAAGCCTGCaatgttttaacagattaagtTACAATGAGAGAAAACCTCTCTCTGATACTGTGTCACATTCAGATGGTCAGATGAGCTTCCTTCACCCTGTTATAATATCTTCTTTATTCTATTATATTGAgaataaaacaagaaagcatGCGTGAGTGAGATTGATACTGCAAAGCATGTGTTCCTTTCAATTTTAAAGAAAGACGGGTACTGGTGGAAGTCAAAGAAGCACTACAAGAGGCCACTTTGAAGCAACATGTCACAGGAGTGAGCAGTGTAATTTTGTCCCTTGGGGCTGGAGAGTAAACCCACCCCCATTATTTAAAATAGCCCCACCCTATAAGAGACATTAAGAGTCAACAGAAAAATAGAAATGGTTGGAAACCATATCGTGAAAAAATATACCCATCAAAATATAGGATTTTGAAGGTCATTTGatcttttaaaatctttattctTTTTCAGCCAGTTTCATGCCATTGTAAAGACTTGTATCTTAATACTATGGCATTTaattcacataaaaaaattattattatttccaaAAGATTTATGGCTGAAAAAGAGGCACCTCAAGCAAGATATCTTTGCCGTTCTGTCTGAATTTGTcgttgtcgtcttccgctttatccgggaccaggttgtaatggaaattctttcatTAAGTGCTCTAAAGTGTTCCAAAGCATATGACCTTTAGGTTTCCTCTCTCCTCAGAAcgtctgtgttagaggaggaagctgtaaagccattatcagacatttaatggttaaaacccatgctttagggtgatgcctcaggaagagcaggagggtctagggccataaaacacagactctttgaagttgagataacactttcatgtttggtataaatactgtgtgtaaatgttgatcggggctctgcttcactgactaacctcagtgacagggtcttcaaacactgaatgcctttgaataaaacttataaagacaaagtctggattttctcttgttgtgagtcaacttctctccactttgttAAGAAAATTCCACCACAAGGTCACGGGGGAAGCAGACTCAGTAAAGACActcagacttccctctccccagacacctcctccagctcctccgcagggagcccaaggcgttcctaggccagctgagagacatagtccctccagcgtgtcctgggccgtcccctgggccttctcccggtgggacgtgcctggaagacctcccgagggaggacgaaatccactggtccccaaaccaaaccccctccggcccttggctgcgcctagaaatcctgtccttaaaagttatgaacaggaccagtgacaaaggacagccctgccggagtccaacatgcaccgggaacaagtctgacttagtgccagcaatgcagaccatactcctgctccacttgtacaaagatcggatggcccctaataaaaggcCCCCGACTCCGTAGTCCGAGAGCACCTCCCACAGTGCACCACGAGTGACACATCCGAATGCCTTCcccagatccacaaaacacatgtggaccagttgggcaaactcccatgaaccctcgagaaCCCTGCAGAggatgtagagctggtccagtgttccacagccgggacaaaaatcacactgctcctcctgaagccaaggttcaactatcggccggactgtCCTCTCCAATACCATGGCATAGGCCCTACTAGGGAGGCTGACGAgcgtgatccccctatagttggaaaaCACCCTcctgtcacccttcttatgaagggggaccaccaccccggtctgccagtccagaggcactgtccccaactgcCACGCAAtattgaagaggtgtgtcaaccgtGACAGCCCCAcgacatccagagatttgaggtactcagggtggatctcatccacccctgaagccctgccaccgtggaactttttaaccacctgGTGACTTCAGCAtgagtgatgaaagagtccaaccccgagaccccagcctctgcttccgcCAAGTAATGCGTGACGGCAGAATTAAGAAGAtcttcaaagtactccttccactgcctaataatgtccccagtcgaagtcagcagctccccattcccactgtaaacagtgttagcaaagcactgcttcccccacctgaggcgctggacggtttgccagaatcactttgaGGACAACCAGTAGTCCTCCTTCATGACTTTACTGAACTCCTTCCTGGCCCGGtcttttgcctctgccacagcccagggcacggcacgcttggcctcatggtacctgtcagccgcctcaggattcccacaagccaaccacagccgataggactccttcttcagctttacAGCATtgcttactgctggtgtccaccactgggttcggggattgccatcACGACAGGCGCCGCAGACCCgatggccacagctacgggtgGCAGCATCAATAATAGACGTGGAAAACATAGTCCACTCtgtctctatgtctccaacctcctccAGAATCtgatcaaagctctcccggagatgggaattgaatacatccctggccgaagGCTCCGTCAGACATTCCCAGCACTCCCTTAatatacgcttgggcctgccaaatctgtccagctttctcgtcttccagtggatccaactaaccacaaggtggtgatcagtggacagctcagcccctctcttcacccgagtgtccaaaacatgcggccgaagctctgcagacacgacaacaaagtatATCATCGATCTCCCGCTAGGGTGTcatggtgccaagtgcactgatgaacacccttatgctaaacatggtgttcattatggacaacccgtgactagcacagaagtccaataatgaaacaccactcggattcagtcCGGATGAATTTGATCCcgaataaaatctaaatatctTCAACCCTGAACACAGTCTATACAGCACTctattgttaaaaacaatattcgACCCTATtccattgaaaaataaaacttattcTTTCTAAGAACCTTAATGTGTCACCTTTATGACTTTTCACTTGTTCTATACATGTACACAATGCATTGTTTTACTTTATATgccatgtacagtacagaccaaaagttaggacgcaccttctcattcaaagagttttctttattttcatgactatgaatattgtagcttcacaccgaaggcatcaaaactatgaattaacacatgtggaattatatactcaacaaaaaagtgtgaaacaactgacaatatgtcttatattctaggttcttcaaagtagccaacatttgctttgattactgctccgcacactcttggtattctgttgatgagcttcaagaggtagtcacctgaaatggttttccaacagtcttgaaggagttcccagagatgctttacacttgttggcccttttgccttcactctgcggtccagctcaccccaaatcatctcgattgggttcaggtccggtgactgtggaggccaggtcatctggcgcagcaccccatcactctccttcttggtcaaatagcccttacacagcctggaggtgt includes the following:
- the LOC124874071 gene encoding afadin- and alpha-actinin-binding protein-like isoform X1, yielding MPESSQVKDARRCSVECRTPPLRQFSQLSLPLHRNSHRPSTFCTEQNLQECLSHISQEVSVLGLAPIWSESDSDSQLNVVAVLNCLYDLIQLHHRSLRTLENMEMEHLKLSSNVDYLKINNTHLKEEVELSKRQNTGLLERERQLQLKVKSLQNSLKNEKEEVQKLQNIISSRACQYNHEMKRREREFSKLRERLNQLLTDKKERKQAIDVLNNIGRADGKRSVWKTEKTEAKHEGEMYRTLLSDYDMRQRELVLENAELRTVMQQMKKEMVSILKSRKLALKGEKQELNGVQAISDDEDEEVFDSSKESLELYCIHAREKLTNSIRLQWRRLKSHVERLDSQVSLTQMSEPKNDDESHEEEMDRLKMEIQQCKEFIQTQQQLLQKQLSCPCDEDSALLQNNGYMLQEKKRLGEEWTSLEEQRKIFERERRNFTEAAIRLSHERKIFEEDRATWLKQQFLCMNPFGNSKQPLLPKSASASLITAETEVSPPKATETPNEWQSDLASPIPRSVALTSSSIADLEYPLCLIPENGVSCSSSKHRKSEHVEELSPLCENVPLRRKQWRESGDLCSHSLTQEKNSTI
- the LOC124874071 gene encoding afadin- and alpha-actinin-binding protein-like isoform X2; the protein is MPESSQVKDARRCSVECRTPPLRQFSQLSLPLHRNSHRPSTFCTEQNLQECLSHISQEVSVLGLAPIWSESDSDSQLNVVAVLNCLYDLIQLHHRSLRTLENMEMEHLKLSSNVDYLKINNTHLKEEVELSKRQNTGLLERERQLQLKVKSLQNSLKNEKEEVQKLQNIISSRACQYNHEMKRREREFSKLRERLNQLLTDKKERKQAIDVLNNIGRADGKRSVWKTEKTEAKHEGEMYRTLLSDYDMRQRELVLENAELRTVMQQMKKEMVSILKSRKLALKGEKQELNGVQAISDDEDEEVFDSSKESLELYCIHAREKLTNSIRLQWRRLKSHVERLDSQVSLTQMSEPKNDDESHEEEMDRLKMEIQQCKEFIQTQQQLLQKQLSCPCDEDSALLQNNGYMLQEKKRLGEEWTSLEEQRKIFERERRNFTEAAIRLSHERKIFEEDRATWLKQQFLCMNPFGNSKQPLLPKSASASLITETEVSPPKATETPNEWQSDLASPIPRSVALTSSSIADLEYPLCLIPENGVSCSSSKHRKSEHVEELSPLCENVPLRRKQWRESGDLCSHSLTQEKNSTI